The Hevea brasiliensis isolate MT/VB/25A 57/8 unplaced genomic scaffold, ASM3005281v1 Scaf338, whole genome shotgun sequence region ATTCTTTGCCAGAACTTCCAGAAATGAAGCGTCGGAGATATGAGAGCATGGGCCTAAGCATGCAGGATGTTCTTTTCCTTGCAAATGACATAAGTGTAAGTCCTCACCATAACATTAATTgcatctataatttttttttatttatttatgaatAAAAAGCTGAGTTTATATTGCTTAAAtagaaccattgtttagaagttataaaaataaaaataaaaatatgctgTACCTTAGGGGCCCTAAGAAATATATGTATTCTGTTCCTTAATTCCTAGAATTTATTGATAATGACATTTTCATTTGAACTTTGTTATGGAAACCCCAGTATTGATTAACATATAACACTCATGTTGTGTAGATGGGAAATGTTAGTCTTTAGTTCTCCTGTGTGCATGGCAAGTGGCGTGCAATTTTCTGGCATCTAAGATATTTACTCTGAAGCAACCTTTAATAGATGATCTTTTTTGCCTTCTCCATGCTCCTTGGTTCTGAAATGTTGTGTTTCCTGAAAAGGTATCATGCTGGAATGATCTAATTGGGGATTTTCAATGACTGAATGAATGTCTTAGGTTGCAGAATTTTTTGATGCAACCATTGCAAAGGGTGCTGATGTGAAGCTGGCTACCAACTGGATAATGGGTGATATTGCTGCctacatgaaaaatgaaaaagtgtctATAAATGAGATCAAACTTACCCCTCAAGAGCTAGCTGAGCTGATTGCATCAATTAAAGGTGGCACCATTAGTGGAAAGATTGGGAAAGAGGTAAAAGTTTACTTCAATTCAGTATCAATCAACTTCTTAAGCATCCTAGTATATCATCTCAGTGCTGCAATATACTATTTTCCTTTAGCTTTTATTTTCATTATCTACTGGTTGCAGCATCCTGGTTAGCCTTGTGAATTAATTTTGCGTTTCACTAATAATAATGAAGAACTTTGTAAGAGACATACTTTGAAGGCATTCTAGAGGTGCAGTTAAAATAGCTAAATGTGGAACTGGACCTTGTGATATTTGTCATTCTTTATTTTGTTCACGATAAATTTCCCCTTTATTAATTGCAGATACTGTTTGAGCTCATAGCCAAAGGCGGAACTGTTAAGGGACTGATAGAAGAAAAGGATCTTGTTCAGGCAAGTTATCCTGTGCTTCAGTAACCTATTTTCAAAGGCATATTTGAGCTTTTTCTCTAATAACCTAGTAGTCACTTTTACTTTAACAATGGACGCTTCTAACTTCTACATAAATTAGTGACTAATAACATAAACTGGAAGCTCAGATGCTTGACATTTTGATTTCTTCACAAACCTTACGGTGGAGCAAGCTGATCTTATTAATGTTATGGTTTTGATATTCAGTATTAGTTATCATGTCTGGTGAAAGGTTTGTATTGAGGTTTCTACTATTTCAAACCAGGCTTTCATGAGCAGCTTGTTCAAATGAACTCAACATATCATGAAGTTTGAGATGGGTATTGTTTCATTGAGTGATTAGGTATGGTGGGGATGATCAATGTAAAAAATTCAAATTGTTGAGACAATTAGATTGATCACAATGAGAATAAAATTGTGAGCCTAGTAATAGGTCTCTTACATGTTTCAAAATAGCAGATTGTAGATCCTGCTGAAATTGAGAAAATGGTGGTTAAAGTAATATCTGAGAATCCAAAGCAGTTGGAACAATATCGTGCAGGCAAAACCAAGCTACAAGGTTATTTTGCAGGCCAGGTTTGAAATGAcacttcttttattttatctttcccttgtttatttatttattcattttccaGATTCTTGCATCTAGGAAGACTATCTTGACTAGTGAATTCATTTCCAGGTGATGAAAGTATCAAAGGTAAGGCAAATCCAGGGCTTCTGAACAAGATCCTTCTAGAAAAATTAAATGACAAAAGTTGAAAGTTAATAGGTGGGTATCTTCTTAAGAATCTTGTTTTTGAAAACATATTTTTGTGTCATGTAAGATCACAAGAACTGTGTCTTTCATTGGTGTAGCTGGAGAACATTAATCTTGACCTGCTATTGGGAAGCCATTGCTGATCCTTGGACTTGATTTGGCTGATTTGCAATCTAAAACAGTTTAGCTTGCGAACCATTGTCTTGTCTGTCCAACAGGTAGAAGAAAACTTAGGCTCTTACCAGTCCAACAGGGAGAAGAAAATGTAGGCTCAAAACACGCGCGGAAACTGACGGCATCTTGTTATGGTACCATGCGTGATTAAGGACATCACTTCATACAGAGACAGGGGCATCGGAATTTGCTTGTAATTTCTCTTGTTTTGCTGTTACAAGTCAATATTGAGCTGCAACTTCTTGTTATGCACTCAAATAAATTGATGCTGTGCCAATTATGTATTTCTTTTCCCTTCTAGATCATTTCCACGTTATATCACTTGATTATGAGAAGATTTACCCTTAATCACTAGGCTTTGTTTTAGTGGACAAGGAGAACGTGTTATGTCACTACGCTCGATTTGTTTTCCATATAGTTTTTTCTTGCTAAAGCCTTGAAATGGTCTGTTTTTGCTTTGAATATTCACATATCAACCTCTCTAATTTGAATAATTACGTAAATTATCAGTAAAATAAACACTGTAATAATGCATTTTCTGTTATATCAAATAAAAACAATTTTACAACTCGATCATTTGTTTCGTTGAGTCAGTAGTGGCAACTTGATAGCTGCTAACAGTGGTATGTAGCTGAACttttgagtaaaaaaaaaaaaaattcccatttgctattttatttaatttttatcctaatttaaaaaaattacaattatATAAAAGATTTAGATTTTATGTGATTTGGCTAACAATAAATTCTATATTCGTGATTGGATTAATTGTTCGCAACCTCAATGTTTGTCATAACTGATAGCCAGGCATTTTCTATCATCTCTGATTTCTGCTTGATTCTACAGTGAATTAATATCATAATTTAGTTATAATGTTAGTTcaaaaacttcaatttttttttaattattatttcttctcTATTATTAAGCCTGTCTAGAAGCTCTCCAAGGTAGATTCGTTGGTGGGTATTGACCAAGTCACAGGCTTGAGGGTTTCAGAAAAACACATAACCTCCAGATTTAGCAAGTGACAACAATGCACAAACTTGTCTCCCAAATTTAGCAAAATCAACAATGCTCATATCCTGTCAATCACAAAATCATTAGCTAACAATTTGTTAGTAGTTTTGGATAAACACACAAATGTGCAAATCATTTTTTTAACATACCAttttctgtctcaagtttaagccACCCTTGGCCTGTggtgggtggtggtggtggctattCATGGTCATAGCAACAGCCAGAGGCCATGGGAAGTGAAACCACACCGGGGAGGAAGGTAATGGTTGTGGCTGATCCAACCGAGAATCGGCAGGCGCACTTCAATATGCTCTTTCCCATGTAGTTCTTGAGAATGATGAGCTCATACTTCTCCATGTCGAAAATCCCAGTTCTTGGAGGAACGCATTTTCATTCCTCAGGAGGTCTAGTCTTTCTTCTACCTCTGTTCCAAACTTGGAAGGAGGAGATGTTGATTTTCTTGAGGCAATGAAGCAGGTATGTGAGGTTTCTCAGCCTAGAATCCGCATCCGTAAAGAGAAGGTGCAAATGGAAGCCAAGTTAAAGGACAAAGACAAGGCTAATGCTATTCTTGTTAGTTGCAATACGTTAGGCGTTGATCTTGTCATTATTGGCCAACGTCGAAGTCTCTCCAGTGCCTTGTTAGGGTGAGTTTTCAGAATCCATTTCTTGCACATAAATTGACAAGAAGATGAGAAACATGATCATCTCCCAATCCAATTATGCATTGCTtatctattttcttttaatttgaggGTCTCTCATTCTATGTTATTTCTAGATACACTAGCATCAAGCGGTCAGGAAGCTCAGGACTGAAGGCCTTTGACACAGCAGAGTATTTGATTGAGAACAGCAAGTGCACCTGTGTTGGAGTGCAGAAAAAGGGCCAAAATGCAGGCTATCTCCTGAATacaaaaacccagaaaaattTCTGGCTTCTAGCTTAATCAATCACTTTGAACCAATCATCCCCACCTACCGACTAGAATGTTTCATCATGATCATGTCATCTCCAATTTGAAGTCAGTGCAGGTGATGATGATCAATCATCACTTCTTTGTTGAGATGACAAAATCAAGATCTATTTTGACAGCTTTAAATGTGCTAATTGTTCCATGCATTGACAGATTGCATGAACTTTTGATTATTCTTATTTTTGCCATCTCTTAAGTTATCAAGTGATAATGTCTCTTTTCAAATCCGAATGCATAGGAGTTTGTAAATATGCATACAACAAGGAAAGAGCAGTAGAAAtcaacttctatttcttctactttatttctcctttttttttttcacagcaTTTCTTCTATTTCAAATCCTTGATCACATAGGGCTACATGAAAATtcaaaaaaaccaaaccaaatgattttttttttgggtaatccaaaataaatttaatttttaagagtGCAAGCTCTGCTAAATATTAGATAAAAAATGGTCAAATTTGTAaacattatttaattaattttgaaaacttTAAAAAGGTTATTCAATTGTGTTCTAAACTCGTGTATTaaaacataaacacttaatcattgAATCATtaactcaatgaattaattaacTTATATTTTGCCTAATCTAATTCGGTCAATTAGTTAAAAAGCATATTATTCATCTAATAAATTCAAATTCGAGTCTCAccctcttaaaaaaaaaaaaaaaatccttatatTTCAATATAAGGTTTGTAAGCAAAACGTTAGTTGCATACTTAGAACTCACCAATGTATTCTTTCCTTATAAAAATTGAAGGAAAATTATCATTAgcctttttcttttaaatatttcaATAACAACCCAATAAGCAACTTTTGAATGGATAAGGATTAAGGTGATCAGTGTAGTGCTCACATTAACATCATTTGAACGAAAAAAAAAAGCTTTGCAATTAATTAGTTATGCTAAAGCAAGAACACATCTCGTCACCATGTGAAGCAAGTCGTTCTTGTATcccataaaaaataatatatgtttTTCCTTTAGCGACTAAACAAAGTGCAAGAATTGGATTGTTTCTTCGGTCTAATTTGAAGTTGAAAGTACGTGTCTCTCTCtcaattttttcctttttctttgatggGGATAGCGTTTGAATGATATTCCAAGTCGAACTCTTGGAATTCCAGAGAAAGACTTTAGTAACGTTAACCACATGGACCAATCTTTGTTTGGTCTTGTTAGTGCACTGGTCGAATGCATATcatttcttttataaattaagatcGAATAATACCCATTTCCTACAAAATTATATTGCAAATCTTACTTAGATTTGCTTTTTTTAATGAAACTTATGATTTAGTTTTTAATGCATCAAGTAGGGAAAACAATTCTTAATTATTAACATCAAAATAAAGCAGTAAATTCAGTAGTTACAATGAGCGCTTCCTATCAATGCGATGAGATGTGTCTATTTATTTATCTTTTGACTTAAAATGAGAGCAAgtatagaaaaaaattttagagtgTATAAAATAAAATGCCTATTTTgactcttaaaaaataattaatagtcAAATTCGTTTTCAAAGTATTTCaagtttaaataaattttttaaattttgaaagtaaataaaaaaataattataatttaacaaatataatttaatcattaatttaaattactttaatattttatttttataaaatacaattaattacaatttattaaaTATGTAATTTATAATATGATATTTTCATAATTACAATATAATATGCATAATACtttcatattattttaatatataattcacTTAATTCTTTCACGTAAAAAATATCTTTAAATTATTTAACACATGCACAAAATTTTATAACAAATTTTTTTGGAAGATACTAATATTTCATATATTAAATATCTTATtatcatatattaattaaaatatttaaatataaataaagacTAGTAAAAGAATTCTAATAattgataaataaattatatatatatataattataaataaatatatataaattttgaattttttttttttttaagataacgCACATAAGCCTGTCAGGAACAgaactattaaattaaaattattaataaaaaattaaaattatatcaaatagATTTGATTCGGGAGTACTAGCTTATTGTAAACTACATGTCTATGAGCAGCTACTACGGCGTCTTTACAAGCAACGAATGCCTGACTGCCTCTGTAGAAACAAGGACTGTTCTGAAATGGGCCAAACGGTCAGCAAGCTCTTTACCCTTTTAGCTCTGATTCGCGATTATGTTGGTGTATTACCATTTCAGTCCTAAAGTTTATCTGACTGCACTTTTTGAATTGATTAATTTGCACCCACCTTCTTCATGAAAGTGATGATGCATTCAAATACTATTATCACCTAGACTGTAATCTGATACGTGTTGTTGCTAACTAAAGCTTAACAGGTTAGTTGGTGTGCTGtgctttttgtttttttatgCCCTCAAGGTGCTCGTTGTTGTTCCTGCAACAAATCATGATGGGTTTTGGACATGCTGTAGTCCTTTTCGATGCTTCATTGGCTAGATTGAAACGGTAGTCCTGGAATAATCTAACGACTAACAACATCTCTGTTGTGTATTATTAGTGTGGGgaaaaaatttacaaattgaaacaATCAGCTGTCTTTTCACGATTATATTTAATAATGTCGTGATTATCGTGTGAATTCCACCGCAAGGTCACAATTCTCCACGTCAGTCTGTCAAAAACTGAACATCAAGACTtgctttttttatttataattttcttttttttttttggttttagaTAAAGTGGGTATGAATACAACTCAAAAATAGAGGACCTCTGGGCTAATTTTCTTGATATCTATTTTATAAAGTATTGGATACCagaatggttattttgatgttaaaataaaacaatttaagGAGAACTTGGTGTCAAGGGGTGACTGTAAAAGCTTGTAGTTTTTTGAAAAGTCTAAAGTTTCAAATAGTTGGGGTGGAAGGAGTTATAGAAAGTGATAGATAGTTATTCTTTTTGTGCAGctcatttaatatttaaatataaaaataaataaataaaaataagagaaaaggtTTGCAGGCCATTATTGATATTAAAGGGCTTTATTTCATATATGTTTACTAAATTTATAAGAGATTTCAATACAATTATTGAACTTGAATATGTAGCaagaaaattcttaatttttatttatgccaGTAATAATATTCTTATTGTCAAAATTTATGTGGAAGTTTAGAACTCCTcctaagtagtttgtgcttagccggtcccaatccTAGATAAAGGAAGAGGGTTACGGTagatgacaaccagcgtaaaaattttatCACACCCCGTGATATAGATTTTTAAGATATAAAGGTTGGGGTGTACTCTACTTATGACCTGTTACATCGGAGCccaggtgtagtgagaaatatgcaagggtataGGCGTTCACCAAAAGCGATGCGCCATGCCTACGCCTGGGTGTGTTATTAAATGagtaagggttcccacatcatggacgagtGTGGGTAAAGAAATTAGTCCATAGAAcatatagtagaacagatagtggaatagaacacaaatagacatagagaacaatagaagatataatagaaggagatcaattaggaagaaacaggataggaggagaatcagagtttgtacttggaatgttggatcacttacaggaaaattaatgaaaattgtggataccttgaaaaggagaatggtgaatattgcttgcatccagaagactaaatgggtaggagagaaaagtaaggacgTGGGTAATTCATGATACAAGCGTGGCTTCTAGGAAAGAGAGAAACGAGAAGGGAGTGGGCatgatcatagacaggacattgaaagatgacataatagctgtgaaaagagtaggagatggaattatactagtaaagctagtactaaaaggagaaataataaatgtagttagtgtttATGCCAGTGTTATCAAAGGCGAGGGAGGCGCCCAGGCGAGGCGAGGCACCCATCTGTCGCATCGATTGGAACGCCTGGCTCGACTTGGAGGAGGCGCCTCGGCCGGAGGCGAGGCGACGCGAGGCGAGGCGGCGCCTCTTCACGCAACGGTAAGtgtgtttttttttaaattaaaagtcaATAAACCTATCTGCTTACGATGCGAGCGAGACACTTTTCTCCTCAACCTCACGAGCGCTTTTCTCCTCAACGGCTCAACCTCGACTTCACGACGACAACAGgtacgctctctctctctctctcttcttcttcttcttcttctcccgcttcgatctctctctctcttacatccctttcttttttttttctccctctccAGTCTCCACCTCTGTTCGATCTCTCTCTcagatcctttttttttttctgttgccttgcttgccattttctctctctcacgtcccttttttcttttttcttttttttttctctccctcTCCACTTTTCTTCTACTGCTGCTCTCTTCTGTTGATCTCACGTCCCTTTCCTGTCCCTTTCCTGCTGctctgttttttattttttctttcttttttttctctcctCTCCTTCTTTCAGcagtcccttttttttttccttctcatccttttaattaattagttattattaattatttatttatttgttaatttaattattttatttttgttaattaattatttaaattttatgggtattggtaaattgattattttaatttgtattcttgtttaattagttgattaattaatatgggtattgttgatttgttggtatttagtttaatttttatttgttattcttgttaatttgattagttttactttttaccttgttaattagacattatttattaattaattatttattttatataggtattattaatttattgttaatttaattttttatcttcttattattgttaattaattgtttaatttatatgggtattgttaatttattattaattagtttaccttttacttgttattattgttaattagttttaatttgattaattttacttttttcttgttaattagatattagatgtttattttatatgggtattattaatttattgttaatttgattatttttctttttgttcttagtaagtaattgtgtaatttatatggacattattactttgttgttaattagtttactttttacttcttattattgttaattagttgttagattaattagttttacttttgtcttgttaattagacattagttgtttattttatatggtattattaatttattattaatttgatgattttactttttgttcttattaattaattgtttaatttatataggcattgttaatttatgattttactttttgttcttattaattaattgtttaatttatatgggcattgttaatttattgttaattagtttactgttttactttttacttattattcttgttaattacttatttaatttatattggatattgttaatttattgttaattaatttattttttattcttgttaatttttttgttagattATAAATGGGTGATAAGAATAATACATCTGGAGTGTATTTGAGCAtgtaagtaatatatatatatatataaatttcttaatttgtaattttatctTGAGCCTTTTGAGTTTGAAGTTTAACTTATTTATTCTTTGTAAAATAAATGTGACTTcataataagaaaagaaattgactATTTCAAGAATGCTTGGATAATTTGATATATGTGAAGTACAATAGAGCATTGTTATGCTAACACACTTCTGGGGGTATCACAACACCTATTGATTTGGCAAATATTGATGAAAGTAATGAGTGGTTGCTTGGTGAATCCAAAAAATGTGAtggggatgatgatgatgattctcTTATTTTAATGGATGAAGTGTTGACCTAGGGTGATGTTGGTAGAGCAACTAGAGTTTCTGAATCGAGATCGGCTGTAAGATCAACACCAGTTGAAACTCCATCATTTCAAAGGCCTCGTCTAATGAGAGGTGCATCCTCTTCGCaagttgatgatgatgaagaggagGAAGAATTTGTCATGGCTGCTATTGAAAATGAAGATGATTTTGAAAATCTTGATGATAAGTAGTTTTAGTTATAAGTTTTTTTATGTACTTCTTGTATTTTGTTTATTATAACTTATAACTTATTTCTATTTATTAAAGTCTGAActtctataatttatattttctattctatgacttatgatttatttctaattttttatttattatgtataattTTATCGCATCACTTTTATCTTATACATCCTGCTAAAAATTCAGTATGAACTATTTCTTTTTTTAACATCTCTTATTATTATGTGTGCTTTTACTTAtgctatatattttaattttacaatCTCCTACTTTCATTTGTATCTTATACTTAAGCTGGAAATACAGGTATGCactattttcaatttctcttattttagatataaacatagtgtaaatcatatttttttcctttttaatatgtttttttacttatcaactatttaaaagtatatatatatatatatatatatatatatatatatatatatatatatatatatatataatttaaaaaattaagtttATGGCGCGTTGGTTGATTATTTTTATGGCGCCTTGCTTCAAAAAGGCCCTCGCCTCGCCTCTAGCTCTCGCCTAAGGCCATAGAATACTCGATCGCCTTAGTGTCGCCTTTCGCCTTGATAACACTggtttatgccccacaaataggactagatagtgagggTAAATAAAGATTTTGGAAAGATAtagatgatctaatgcaaagcataccgaatgaagataatgttttcatcggtggagatttaaatggacatgtaggaagtgataggcaagattATGAAAATGTTCATAGAGGTTTTGAATTTGGTAGCCAAAATGAGGAGGGGAAAAACATCTTGGATTTTATCATGGCGTATGACCTAAtattagcaaatacctactttataaaaagggagtcacatttagtgattttcaaaagtgggcaacataaaagccaaattgactttctcttaatcaggaagacaaatagagctctatgcaaggatgtCAAGGTCATTCCGGGAGAGGTTTTAACAAGTCAATATTGGTTAGTGGTTTTGAATGTCAAGTTTAGAAAAAATTCAAGTAAGGCTAGAAGAAAtattgtagctcgaacaaagtagtgggagttcaaaggaataaagcaagtgaagttcaaaaatgaactTCTTGAGTccaaagtatggaagctggatgtagaggccaatgatatgtggatacagatggcatcaaagattatagaagtagctagaaaagtacttggagagtctagaagacatggaccaccctcaaaagagagatggtggtggaataatGAAGTACAAAAGGTAGTGAAGAGAAAAGGAGAATGGTATAAAAAGTTACTTAAGTGTGATAATGATTAGgcttatgaacagtacaagatagcaaaaaaaaaggtaaaaaaggcggttagtcaagcaagagtgcAGCCtttaaaagttatatgagaaacttggaattaAAGAGGGAAAAAGATATTTACAGATTAGCAAAGAGGATAGAAAATAAATATccagatctcaatcaagttaggtgcattaaggataaagaagaaaaagtattggtgaaagataaggacattaaagaaatatggagatattattttgatgatctctttaataattgtCAAAgtagtaatagcgtgaatatagactacagagcaataaaaaagaatgtgaattacactagaaggattagatcttcagaagtaaaggaaatacttaagagaataaaagtggataaagcctgtggacccgatggaataccaattgaaatgTGGAAGGGTTTGGGAGATGTGGGAgcagcatggttaactaaattgtttaataaaattctaaactcaaagaaaatgcatgATGAATggatgagtattttagtacctatttttaaaaataagggagacatatagagttgctTAAACTagaggggaattaaactcatgagccatactatgaagttgtgtgaAAGAGTTGTGAAACATCGACTatgtcatgacacttctatctctcccaatcaatttggctttgtTAGATTAAACGGCAGCGTATGGGAAGGGCACAACTTGCTCACACAATACAGCTCATTCTATACAACAATACATCAACTCTCATTTCTCATCTGCTCTCATTTTCATTTCATCCCCTCCTGATTTCAAGGAAACCTCACATACGTGTATGGATGAAAGCACAAACTGTTGTAAATTAGTTAGTGGCAATATGTAAATACAATAGAAAATTGGGAGATTCTTTTAAACAAATCGTTTCTAGAATACTCTAAACACTTGTATATAAACATATGTTTCCTCAATGCAAATTCATTTCAGCTTATTTGTACAAAAATAATAGCTATTtgttcatggtatcagagcacaacCTATGCTTGtaagtttttttttcttctctcccttTGCTTCAAATCTGGGTAGAATTTCTCTCAGATTTATTTTACCCTTTCAAATACTACTTGGCTCTTGTTTTTCAATATGGTTGAACCCGAAAACCAATCTGGCCCAACCCAAAATGCTGCAAGTGAAGATGTTAATCTCCATCTTTAAAACTCAGATAACCCTGGAATGGTCTTTGGTCGGTGCTCCTTTAATCGAAGAATTACCTATCATGGAGTAGGTCTATGACAATTGCATTAATAACTAAGGACAAGCTTGGTT contains the following coding sequences:
- the LOC110657506 gene encoding LOW QUALITY PROTEIN: uncharacterized protein LOC110657506 (The sequence of the model RefSeq protein was modified relative to this genomic sequence to represent the inferred CDS: inserted 1 base in 1 codon), whose amino-acid sequence is MGSETTPGRKVMVVADPXRESAGALQYALSHVVLENDELILLHVENPSSWRNAFSFLRRSSLSSTSVPNLEGGDVDFLEAMKQVCEVSQPRIRIRKEKVQMEAKLKDKDKANAILVSCNTLGVDLVIIGQRRSLSSALLGYTSIKRSGSSGLKAFDTAEYLIENSKCTCVGVQKKGQNAGYLLNTKTQKNFWLLA